From Vibrio artabrorum, a single genomic window includes:
- a CDS encoding NAD-dependent epimerase has protein sequence MKYLVTGVAGFIGSAVSERLCAAGHEVVGIDNLNDYYDVSLKHDRLKRIEHENLTFIELDLADREGMATLFAEQKFDRVIHLAAQAGVRYSIDNPMAYADSNLVGHLAILEGCRHNKVEHLVYASSSSVYGLNQKMPFHTADSVDHPISLYAATKKSNELMAHTYSHLYDVPTTGLRFFTVYGPWSRPDMAMFKFANLIVAGKEIDIYNNGDMMRDFTYIDDIVEGIIRVQDRIPAKQPDWTVEQGSPATSSAPYRVFNIGHGSPVKLMDYIEALESALGVEAKKNFMPMQPGDVYATYADTEDLFEAVGYKPQVKIQEGAKAFADWYKAYYSL, from the coding sequence ATGAAATATTTAGTAACTGGCGTTGCCGGGTTTATTGGCTCTGCCGTATCAGAGCGACTATGTGCAGCAGGCCATGAGGTTGTCGGTATTGATAACTTAAATGACTACTACGACGTCTCTTTAAAGCATGACCGTCTAAAACGTATCGAACATGAAAACCTAACCTTTATCGAGCTGGATCTTGCTGATAGAGAAGGCATGGCTACGTTGTTTGCTGAACAAAAATTTGACCGTGTCATTCATTTAGCGGCGCAAGCGGGTGTTCGCTATTCTATTGATAACCCAATGGCCTACGCTGATAGTAATCTTGTTGGCCACTTAGCTATTTTGGAAGGCTGTCGCCATAACAAGGTTGAACACCTCGTTTACGCTTCATCAAGCTCTGTTTATGGCTTGAACCAGAAAATGCCATTCCACACAGCAGACAGTGTTGACCACCCGATCTCATTGTATGCCGCGACTAAGAAGTCGAATGAGCTAATGGCACATACCTACTCTCATTTATACGATGTGCCGACGACAGGCCTTCGTTTCTTTACCGTCTACGGTCCTTGGAGCCGCCCTGATATGGCGATGTTCAAGTTTGCGAACTTAATTGTAGCGGGTAAAGAGATCGACATTTACAACAATGGCGACATGATGCGCGACTTCACTTATATCGATGATATTGTTGAAGGTATCATTCGTGTTCAAGATCGTATTCCAGCCAAGCAGCCAGATTGGACGGTAGAGCAAGGCTCACCAGCGACCAGTTCTGCGCCGTATCGTGTGTTTAACATCGGCCATGGTAGCCCGGTTAAATTGATGGATTACATCGAAGCATTAGAAAGTGCTCTAGGCGTTGAAGCGAAAAAGAACTTCATGCCAATGCAACCGGGTGATGTGTACGCAACTTACGCTGATACGGAAGATCTGTTTGAAGCGGTTGGCTACAAGCCTCAAGTTAAAATCCAAGAAGGAGCGAAAGCTTTCGCGGATTGGTATAAAGCCTATTATTCGCTGTAG
- the coaD gene encoding pantetheine-phosphate adenylyltransferase, giving the protein MTTHVIYPGTFDPVTNGHLDIIVRAASMFDHITVGVAASPSKKTMFELNERVELLRDAVAHLPNVSVEGFSGLLVDFAKQQQANVLVRGLRTTMDFEYEFGLTSMYRKLLPGLESVFLTPSEEYAFLSSTIVREVAIHGGDISQFVPQKVADEIKIKTAK; this is encoded by the coding sequence ATGACTACACACGTTATCTACCCAGGAACTTTTGATCCTGTGACCAATGGTCACCTTGATATTATTGTTCGTGCCGCAAGCATGTTTGACCATATCACGGTTGGAGTCGCTGCAAGTCCAAGTAAAAAAACCATGTTTGAGTTAAATGAACGAGTTGAACTGCTGCGTGATGCTGTGGCTCACCTACCTAACGTATCTGTTGAAGGGTTTTCTGGATTACTGGTCGACTTTGCTAAACAGCAGCAAGCCAACGTATTAGTACGCGGTTTAAGAACAACCATGGATTTTGAGTATGAGTTTGGTCTCACTAGCATGTACCGCAAGTTATTGCCGGGGCTTGAAAGCGTGTTCCTTACCCCTTCAGAAGAGTATGCCTTCCTCTCTTCAACCATTGTTCGTGAAGTCGCTATACACGGTGGGGACATTAGTCAGTTTGTACCACAGAAAGTCGCAGACGAAATCAAAATAAAAACAGCCAAGTGA
- a CDS encoding glycosyltransferase family 9 protein, translating to MSLFSAAPQSLCILRLSAIGDVCHAISVVQAIQKQWPETKITWITGKIEAMLIGDLPGIEVIIFDKKQGFKGMRELWRQLSDRKFDALLHMQAALRASVLSWGIKAKYKVGFGKNRTREAQSLFTNHHLPISDKFHVLDNFAEFARYIGVPFDKPQWDIPLTAEDEQLAISTMADKPTLVISPAASKDSRNWLTERYAAIADYAIEQGMQVVLCGSPAPREVNLGNDIEKLCQSPITNLVGKTNLKQLTAVLKHATVVLAPDTGPAHLATTQSTPVIGLYAHSDPRRTGPYNDLDIVVSVYQQHVEEQQGKPVADLPWGTRAKGDDLMKDITLDMVKQQLNKVLNSRQTSSKDS from the coding sequence ATGTCACTGTTCTCAGCTGCACCTCAATCTCTTTGCATACTTCGCCTCTCCGCGATTGGCGATGTTTGTCATGCTATTTCTGTGGTTCAAGCCATCCAGAAGCAGTGGCCCGAAACGAAAATCACTTGGATAACCGGCAAAATAGAAGCCATGCTGATCGGCGATCTACCCGGTATTGAAGTGATTATTTTCGACAAGAAGCAAGGCTTCAAAGGAATGCGTGAATTATGGCGTCAACTGTCTGATCGTAAATTTGATGCGCTGCTACACATGCAAGCTGCACTCAGAGCCAGTGTACTGTCTTGGGGAATCAAAGCGAAATATAAAGTAGGTTTTGGTAAAAATCGTACTCGTGAAGCACAGTCACTCTTTACCAATCACCACCTGCCTATTTCAGACAAGTTCCATGTATTGGATAACTTTGCCGAATTTGCCCGCTATATTGGTGTACCCTTCGATAAGCCTCAATGGGATATCCCTTTAACAGCGGAAGACGAACAGTTAGCAATCAGCACCATGGCAGACAAACCGACCTTGGTTATCTCCCCTGCGGCTAGCAAAGATTCTCGCAACTGGCTAACAGAGCGATACGCCGCGATTGCTGACTATGCTATCGAACAAGGCATGCAAGTGGTGTTATGTGGTTCTCCAGCGCCAAGAGAAGTCAACCTAGGTAACGACATCGAAAAATTATGCCAGTCGCCAATCACGAACTTGGTTGGCAAAACGAACTTGAAACAGCTGACTGCCGTACTCAAACATGCAACGGTAGTGTTGGCACCTGATACCGGGCCAGCGCACTTGGCAACCACACAGTCGACCCCGGTCATCGGCTTGTACGCACACAGCGATCCTCGTAGAACCGGCCCTTATAATGACCTTGATATCGTGGTCAGCGTTTATCAACAGCACGTAGAGGAGCAACAAGGTAAACCCGTCGCAGACCTTCCATGGGGAACTCGTGCTAAAGGCGATGATCTGATGAAAGACATCACACTCGATATGGTCAAGCAGCAACTCAACAAAGTGTTAAACTCTCGCCAAACATCAAGCAAGGACAGCTAA
- a CDS encoding 3-deoxy-D-manno-octulosonic acid kinase — METISTNNQTIWYDPKLLTQVAKGDIAQIFEVEYWQQHDAISGSAQGRGTTWFIQLDGMQAALRHYRRGGLFGKLVEDQYRFLGWGSTRCAMELNVLNVLAKAGVNVPRPIAARATKSGLFYRADLMSERIPNAKDLVDVLVAKPIDANIYRKIGQEIRKMHDAGVNHTDLNIHNILLDGAQTVWIIDFDKCGQQAGDDWKDGNLNRLKRSFLKEVNKRQIQWQESDWEPLLKGYQG; from the coding sequence ATGGAAACGATTAGCACCAACAATCAAACAATTTGGTACGACCCTAAACTTCTTACTCAGGTAGCAAAGGGCGATATCGCTCAGATATTCGAGGTTGAATACTGGCAGCAACACGATGCCATTTCTGGAAGTGCACAGGGTCGTGGTACTACATGGTTTATTCAGCTTGATGGAATGCAAGCTGCGTTGCGTCATTATCGTCGAGGCGGGTTGTTTGGAAAGCTCGTTGAAGATCAATATCGTTTCTTGGGTTGGGGGAGCACGCGTTGTGCGATGGAGCTTAATGTTCTTAACGTATTGGCTAAGGCTGGTGTCAATGTGCCGAGGCCGATTGCCGCACGAGCGACGAAAAGTGGACTATTTTACCGTGCTGATTTGATGTCGGAACGAATCCCTAATGCGAAAGATCTCGTTGATGTTTTGGTTGCAAAACCAATCGATGCGAATATTTATCGTAAGATTGGCCAAGAGATACGCAAGATGCACGATGCTGGGGTCAATCATACCGATCTCAACATTCATAATATCTTGCTTGATGGTGCGCAAACCGTGTGGATTATTGACTTTGATAAGTGTGGTCAGCAAGCGGGTGATGACTGGAAAGACGGTAACTTGAATCGCCTAAAGCGCTCGTTCTTAAAAGAGGTGAACAAGCGCCAGATTCAATGGCAGGAGTCGGATTGGGAGCCGTTGTTAAAAGGCTACCAAGGTTAA
- the waaA gene encoding lipid IV(A) 3-deoxy-D-manno-octulosonic acid transferase, giving the protein MLIRLIYTLILSLASPLLLYGLYKNKPGKPRFGQRWKEHFGITPQIQGKNPIWIHAVSVGESIAAIPIIKQLKLRDPNQAIIVTTTTSTGAEQIEKLGDLVEHRYMPIDFSWCVRSFLKSVKPKQMLIMETELWPNTLHCVAKAGIPISVLNARLSERSCQRYAKFQAIFDLLAKNLSQVLCQYPSDAERFIRLGLDKASVHVTGSIKFDIDVSAEQVSKGKALREQIGFERDVWIAASTHQGEDDLILDAHRQLLQDNPSALLMIVPRHPERFNQVTELAKQHQFNTITRTSQQPLTADVEVYIADTMGEMLVLLGGADVCFMGGSLVGAKVGGHNLLEPAALQLPLLNGPSYFNFSEITDKLLEAQAVTICQNSNEMASQLRELFIQPDLRKERGLAAYQVVEQNRGALSNTLQQILG; this is encoded by the coding sequence ATGCTTATACGACTTATATACACTCTTATATTGTCACTAGCCTCACCGCTGCTTCTGTATGGGCTTTATAAGAACAAGCCCGGAAAACCACGTTTTGGTCAGCGTTGGAAAGAACATTTCGGTATTACACCACAAATTCAAGGTAAAAATCCTATCTGGATTCATGCCGTATCGGTTGGTGAATCTATTGCCGCCATACCAATAATAAAGCAATTGAAGCTGCGAGATCCAAACCAAGCCATTATTGTCACCACCACGACCAGCACAGGCGCAGAGCAAATAGAAAAGCTTGGTGATTTGGTCGAGCATCGCTACATGCCGATTGATTTTTCTTGGTGTGTGCGAAGCTTTCTAAAATCAGTTAAACCAAAGCAGATGTTGATTATGGAAACTGAACTTTGGCCAAACACACTGCATTGCGTGGCGAAAGCTGGCATTCCCATTTCGGTACTCAACGCTCGTCTATCGGAACGCTCATGCCAGCGTTATGCTAAATTCCAAGCCATTTTTGACCTCTTAGCCAAAAACCTCTCTCAAGTACTTTGCCAATACCCAAGTGATGCAGAACGTTTTATACGATTGGGATTAGATAAAGCATCGGTGCATGTGACTGGCTCGATCAAGTTTGATATTGACGTCTCAGCAGAACAAGTATCAAAAGGCAAAGCGTTACGTGAACAAATAGGCTTTGAGCGCGATGTCTGGATTGCAGCAAGCACTCACCAAGGTGAAGATGACCTTATTTTAGACGCTCATAGACAACTTCTACAAGACAACCCGAGTGCGTTATTAATGATTGTGCCTCGTCATCCAGAGAGATTTAATCAAGTGACAGAACTGGCTAAACAACACCAATTCAACACCATCACTCGAACGAGTCAGCAACCCCTCACTGCTGATGTTGAAGTGTATATTGCGGATACGATGGGAGAAATGTTGGTACTACTCGGTGGTGCTGATGTCTGTTTTATGGGCGGAAGCCTTGTGGGCGCTAAAGTAGGCGGCCACAACCTTCTCGAACCCGCAGCCTTGCAATTGCCTTTACTGAATGGCCCTAGCTACTTTAATTTCAGCGAGATCACCGACAAACTGCTTGAAGCTCAAGCTGTCACTATTTGTCAAAACAGCAATGAAATGGCAAGCCAGCTCAGAGAGCTGTTCATCCAACCTGACTTGCGTAAAGAAAGAGGCTTAGCAGCTTATCAAGTGGTTGAGCAGAATCGAGGGGCGCTGAGTAACACCTTGCAACAGATTCTTGGTTAA
- a CDS encoding UDP-N-acetylglucosamine 2-epimerase: protein MQTDQPYRFLLYVEQNYSFAILRPFYNYARQLGHDVKWLLVGEDASEHLLLEQEQRVSLTEAVAYNPSAVLVPGDRVPAFIPGLKVQVFHGLNESKRGNLYPERGLFDLYCTEGHERTNSLELLAKQRGYFQVKETGWLKLDSLFNYQASKKLFERPQILFASTFSPSLSCAELVYEELKRLSQLSQWQWLVTLHPKMKQETRAKYQALECDNLLFFDNDRVIEMQHRADVMVCDNSSIFQEFLLLNKPVVTVNNRDPQASFINITQAELLESAIRQAMLPDEDRDNAIANYGPSITPYLDGQSSARVLSAISDVLESGWQDNKPKNWIRNFKIRKSLNYWKF from the coding sequence ATGCAAACCGATCAACCTTATCGTTTCTTGCTCTATGTCGAGCAAAATTACTCATTTGCTATTCTTCGCCCATTTTATAACTACGCGAGGCAACTTGGTCATGACGTTAAATGGTTGCTAGTCGGTGAGGATGCTTCGGAACATCTTTTATTAGAGCAAGAGCAGCGTGTTTCTTTGACTGAAGCTGTCGCCTATAATCCTTCTGCTGTTTTAGTTCCTGGTGATCGCGTTCCTGCTTTTATCCCAGGTTTGAAGGTGCAAGTATTTCACGGTTTGAATGAAAGCAAACGAGGGAACTTATACCCTGAGCGTGGTCTATTTGATTTGTATTGCACAGAAGGCCATGAAAGAACGAACTCATTGGAACTGCTCGCTAAGCAGCGCGGCTATTTTCAAGTTAAAGAGACCGGATGGTTGAAGCTGGATAGCTTGTTTAATTACCAAGCGAGTAAGAAGCTTTTTGAAAGACCTCAAATTCTATTCGCTTCCACTTTTTCGCCAAGCTTATCGTGTGCTGAATTGGTTTATGAAGAGCTTAAGCGCCTAAGCCAACTGAGCCAGTGGCAATGGTTAGTGACATTGCACCCTAAAATGAAGCAAGAGACACGAGCAAAATATCAGGCGTTAGAATGCGATAATCTTCTGTTCTTTGACAATGATCGAGTGATTGAAATGCAGCACCGAGCTGATGTGATGGTGTGTGATAACTCTTCGATATTTCAGGAGTTTTTGTTGCTTAATAAGCCGGTTGTCACGGTTAATAATCGAGATCCTCAAGCAAGCTTTATTAATATAACTCAAGCTGAGCTGTTAGAATCAGCAATTAGGCAAGCGATGCTACCGGATGAAGACAGAGATAACGCTATCGCTAATTACGGCCCGTCAATAACACCATATTTGGATGGGCAATCCTCAGCGAGAGTTCTGAGCGCTATTAGCGATGTATTAGAAAGTGGTTGGCAAGATAATAAGCCAAAAAATTGGATTCGTAACTTTAAAATCCGTAAATCATTAAACTATTGGAAATTCTAG
- a CDS encoding glycosyltransferase family 2 protein: MRKHTLSVIVITKNEEDRIETCLKSVVDIADELIVLDSGSTDTTVEICQKYTDNVTITDWPGFGKQKQRALDKATCDWVLSIDADEALDEEMSDALVELLKQDQIKHTAYKLPWGVTLYGTTLKYGRSARAVLRLFKREGSRYTLDEVHETVVPDKGSTGVLKGYLLHYTHRDYGHGLDKAAQYAWLGSQKYHRKGKKSHGLFLALLRAIWTFFLVYIIRRGFMDGSVGFIMAMTYAQVNFNKYVGLWILENRSDDRLKDQANRNR, encoded by the coding sequence ATGAGAAAACATACCCTGTCTGTCATTGTTATTACCAAGAATGAAGAAGACCGAATTGAAACTTGCCTTAAATCTGTCGTTGATATTGCTGATGAGCTGATTGTTTTAGACAGTGGCTCAACGGACACAACCGTTGAAATATGCCAAAAATACACAGATAACGTAACTATCACCGATTGGCCTGGCTTTGGTAAGCAAAAGCAGAGAGCGCTAGATAAAGCGACATGTGATTGGGTGTTATCAATCGATGCTGATGAAGCGTTAGATGAAGAGATGAGTGATGCCCTTGTTGAACTATTAAAACAAGATCAAATCAAACACACTGCGTATAAACTTCCTTGGGGCGTAACTCTCTATGGAACGACACTTAAGTACGGACGCAGTGCACGTGCAGTACTCAGACTGTTTAAGAGAGAAGGCTCGCGATATACATTGGACGAGGTTCACGAGACGGTGGTTCCTGATAAAGGGTCTACAGGTGTATTGAAAGGTTATTTGCTTCATTACACCCATCGTGACTATGGTCACGGCCTAGATAAAGCTGCGCAGTACGCTTGGCTTGGCTCGCAAAAGTATCATCGCAAAGGCAAGAAGTCACACGGCTTATTCTTGGCTTTATTACGTGCTATATGGACGTTCTTCCTTGTGTATATCATTCGCCGTGGCTTTATGGATGGCAGTGTCGGCTTCATTATGGCGATGACTTACGCTCAAGTGAATTTCAATAAATACGTCGGTTTGTGGATTCTTGAAAACCGCTCAGATGACCGTTTAAAAGACCAAGCTAATAGGAACCGATAG
- a CDS encoding glycosyltransferase family 4 protein, whose product MKILVCASYLHAWNSVRPEAAIFIELARQGHQVTIMTQGESEHVSKLEECGIRVVDGYPKRKICFDTIKKIRHELKTYDYDICYAFNSKTIPNAAFACIGFKVKLVVYRGTTGGLYRHDPSAYLTQLHPRVDGIVCVSEAVRQDVVRRVWKNKDNVVTIYKGHELDWYKVPPTERSEFGLNEDDVVAITAAHVRPSKGISVLLEATKYITAPNFHLILAGSGYEPHFDEMKASPMSERIHYIGHRTDIPSIMCMADFQVQPSISGEGLPRTIVEAMANGTTSVVTTTGGAPELVVDGETGYIVPAGDAKALGEAMDKLAQDKAKCTTMSEAAKKRLDESFSSRVTVKKHLEFFEKLLNQ is encoded by the coding sequence ATGAAGATTTTAGTTTGTGCATCTTACTTACATGCATGGAATAGTGTGCGTCCAGAAGCTGCGATTTTTATCGAGCTAGCTCGTCAAGGTCACCAAGTGACGATTATGACTCAGGGCGAATCTGAGCATGTCTCAAAGTTAGAAGAGTGTGGTATTCGAGTTGTTGATGGTTATCCAAAGCGTAAAATTTGTTTTGATACCATTAAAAAGATTCGTCACGAGCTGAAAACGTATGACTACGACATCTGCTATGCTTTTAATTCTAAGACGATACCTAATGCGGCGTTCGCGTGTATTGGTTTCAAGGTTAAATTGGTCGTTTATCGAGGCACGACTGGCGGGTTATATCGACATGATCCGAGTGCTTATTTAACCCAGCTCCACCCTCGCGTAGATGGCATAGTCTGTGTTTCTGAAGCGGTTCGACAAGATGTAGTGAGGCGCGTTTGGAAGAACAAAGATAACGTGGTCACCATATACAAAGGGCATGAATTGGATTGGTATAAAGTGCCACCAACCGAGCGTTCTGAGTTTGGTTTGAATGAAGATGATGTCGTCGCGATTACAGCCGCGCATGTAAGACCAAGCAAGGGCATCTCTGTTTTACTTGAGGCGACCAAATACATTACTGCACCGAACTTCCATTTGATCTTAGCGGGCAGCGGCTACGAGCCTCATTTTGATGAGATGAAAGCAAGTCCTATGAGTGAGCGAATTCACTACATTGGCCATCGTACTGATATTCCTTCGATCATGTGTATGGCAGACTTTCAAGTTCAACCATCGATCAGCGGAGAAGGGTTACCACGTACGATTGTTGAAGCCATGGCAAACGGCACAACATCAGTCGTTACGACTACCGGTGGAGCCCCTGAACTCGTTGTAGATGGCGAGACGGGGTATATTGTCCCTGCTGGTGACGCCAAGGCGTTAGGGGAGGCGATGGACAAGCTCGCACAAGACAAGGCCAAGTGCACAACCATGAGTGAAGCGGCTAAGAAGCGCCTAGATGAAAGCTTCAGTTCACGAGTGACAGTGAAGAAGCATCTAGAATTTTTTGAGAAGTTACTTAATCAATAA
- a CDS encoding acylneuraminate cytidylyltransferase family protein produces MIDTKKVLAIIPARGGSKRLPRKNILPLAGKPLIGWSIDAAKNSKYIDQIFVSTDDQEIADVSSLFGVDVPELRPDHLASDTATTESVLTYTLEKFGSDVDIIVLLQPTSPLRTAQHIDEALDLFIEKQAFSVVSVTPCEHPPLWANTLPDDGAMGDFIRPEALKRSQDCGDFFRFNGAIYIFDARKLMEYGEIKYTEESFAYVMENRVSFDIDQQLDFELAEFFINKEG; encoded by the coding sequence ATGATTGACACTAAAAAAGTATTAGCGATTATCCCTGCCCGTGGTGGCAGTAAGCGACTACCAAGAAAGAACATACTACCTTTAGCTGGAAAACCATTAATTGGGTGGTCAATTGATGCGGCTAAAAACAGTAAATATATCGACCAAATCTTCGTTAGCACTGATGATCAGGAGATAGCGGACGTCTCCTCCCTATTTGGTGTCGATGTTCCAGAACTAAGACCAGACCACTTAGCATCCGATACCGCGACAACAGAAAGCGTTTTAACTTACACGTTAGAAAAATTTGGAAGTGACGTAGATATCATTGTACTGCTTCAACCAACATCGCCTTTACGAACGGCTCAACATATCGATGAAGCATTGGATTTGTTCATTGAAAAACAGGCCTTCTCTGTTGTTTCCGTCACCCCCTGTGAGCACCCGCCGCTTTGGGCTAACACGCTTCCAGACGATGGTGCTATGGGAGACTTTATTCGCCCAGAAGCATTAAAGCGCTCTCAAGATTGCGGTGATTTTTTTAGATTCAATGGCGCTATTTACATCTTCGATGCTCGAAAGCTTATGGAGTATGGTGAAATTAAATACACGGAGGAATCCTTTGCCTACGTGATGGAAAATCGAGTCTCTTTTGATATTGACCAACAATTAGATTTTGAGCTTGCCGAGTTTTTTATAAACAAAGAGGGCTAA
- a CDS encoding nucleotidyltransferase family protein — translation MSHEWKNVLLEPSSTILEALDIINKEALRVALVIDKSNHLVGIVTDGDIRRGLLNKLSLTDPIAMVMNTSPTVANVGTKRDELIDLMESKGILSIPLINDGQVVGLETLQGALSKPKYQNPVFIMAGGFGTRLKPLTDSCPKPMLKIGDKPILETVIRSFTKAGFVNFYISTHYMPEQIQNHFGDGSDLGINITYIHENEPLGTGGALGLLPDDLPEGLPLIMINGDVLTKVDFQRLLEFHIDHNADATMCVREYDYQIPYGVINGEGNKITSMVEKPIQRFFVNAGIYVVSPQVIDSVPKNHRIDMPTLLEQHMNERNNVLMFPIHEYWLDIGRMDDFNRAQADIHSLEMF, via the coding sequence ATGAGCCATGAGTGGAAAAATGTCTTATTAGAACCTTCTTCAACCATTTTAGAAGCTTTGGATATTATAAATAAAGAAGCTTTACGAGTTGCGTTGGTCATAGACAAAAGCAACCATTTAGTTGGAATAGTTACGGATGGTGATATCCGGAGAGGGCTATTAAATAAGCTATCTCTAACTGACCCTATTGCAATGGTTATGAACACTAGCCCAACCGTTGCTAATGTGGGAACAAAAAGAGACGAACTAATTGATTTAATGGAATCAAAGGGAATCCTCTCTATTCCATTGATAAATGACGGGCAAGTTGTAGGGTTAGAGACATTACAAGGAGCCCTCAGCAAACCCAAATATCAAAATCCAGTCTTTATTATGGCTGGAGGTTTTGGTACCCGTTTGAAACCTCTGACAGATAGCTGCCCCAAACCAATGCTAAAGATCGGTGATAAACCAATTCTTGAAACGGTGATACGAAGCTTTACTAAAGCGGGTTTCGTTAACTTTTATATCTCTACGCATTATATGCCAGAGCAAATTCAAAACCATTTTGGCGATGGTAGTGATTTAGGCATTAACATCACCTATATTCATGAAAATGAGCCGCTAGGAACAGGAGGTGCATTAGGCTTATTACCTGATGACCTCCCTGAAGGTTTGCCTCTCATCATGATTAATGGCGATGTTCTAACAAAAGTAGATTTTCAGCGATTATTGGAATTTCATATAGATCATAACGCTGACGCAACAATGTGCGTCCGTGAATATGACTACCAGATCCCTTATGGTGTAATCAATGGCGAAGGAAACAAAATAACGAGTATGGTCGAAAAACCAATACAACGTTTTTTCGTGAATGCTGGTATTTATGTGGTTTCACCTCAAGTCATTGATTCTGTGCCAAAAAATCACCGCATAGATATGCCTACGCTGTTAGAGCAACACATGAATGAACGCAACAATGTATTGATGTTTCCAATCCATGAGTATTGGTTAGATATTGGACGTATGGACGATTTCAATCGAGCGCAGGCTGATATTCATAGCTTAGAGATGTTCTAA
- a CDS encoding pyridoxal phosphate-dependent transferase, with protein MMLSTDTKMVGGEQELENEGLFYGVTNSGRSSLRWVIRSMSLQRKKVLVPDFVCQIVVDVLLEFDIEVHFYQVREDFEFELPNELRSISAIYLVKYFGHESHAFNKLIERADTPLIIDDVFGTEAPKILAEVPWCYFNSLRKITAVADFSQLVSNTPLAALCKERLPNFSTLKYKAKSAKSQYLNASVGKESDYLSLFSNAEDLLDECSGVYEPEDRSVFLACQFSLNYRNEQKIRVENLRVAKAALDSELFIDINTNFPSFLPLSLVNRDRVRKALMGHSIFLAVHWPKIRQAPSLLCDTILSLPLDSRYTAKDIKRICGLIKKLDT; from the coding sequence ATGATGTTAAGTACTGATACTAAAATGGTCGGCGGAGAACAAGAACTTGAGAATGAAGGTCTTTTCTATGGGGTAACCAATAGTGGACGTTCATCATTAAGGTGGGTGATTCGCTCTATGTCTCTTCAACGAAAGAAGGTTCTTGTTCCAGACTTCGTGTGCCAGATAGTTGTGGATGTATTACTTGAGTTTGATATTGAGGTGCATTTTTATCAGGTTCGAGAAGACTTTGAATTTGAACTTCCCAACGAACTAAGAAGTATCAGTGCCATATATCTCGTGAAATATTTCGGCCACGAGAGTCACGCCTTCAACAAACTCATTGAGAGAGCGGATACACCACTCATTATCGATGACGTATTTGGCACTGAAGCGCCTAAAATTCTTGCTGAAGTGCCATGGTGTTACTTCAATAGTTTAAGAAAAATTACAGCGGTAGCGGACTTTAGTCAGTTAGTGTCGAATACACCACTAGCAGCACTATGCAAAGAACGACTACCTAACTTTTCCACTCTTAAGTACAAAGCAAAATCGGCTAAATCTCAATACCTCAATGCTTCAGTAGGGAAAGAGAGTGATTACCTATCACTTTTTTCTAATGCGGAGGACTTACTTGATGAATGTTCTGGAGTATATGAGCCAGAAGATAGAAGTGTATTCTTAGCTTGTCAGTTTTCCCTAAATTACCGAAATGAGCAGAAGATTCGTGTTGAGAACTTGAGAGTTGCTAAAGCAGCACTCGACTCAGAGCTGTTCATAGATATTAATACCAACTTCCCATCTTTCTTACCATTATCATTAGTGAATCGCGATAGAGTTCGAAAAGCATTGATGGGGCATTCTATCTTTTTAGCGGTTCATTGGCCAAAAATAAGGCAAGCGCCTAGTTTATTGTGTGACACTATTCTGTCATTACCGTTAGATAGTCGCTATACGGCGAAAGACATCAAGCGGATATGTGGTTTGATCAAGAAGTTAGACACATGA